A genomic region of Streptosporangium lutulentum contains the following coding sequences:
- the sucC gene encoding ADP-forming succinate--CoA ligase subunit beta, producing the protein MDLFEYQAKELFARHGVPVPDGAVAETPEDAHRIATDLGVPVVVKAQVKTGGRGKAGGVRAAPGPGSARDEARRILGMDIKGHIAETVLVESATVAVEEYYVAYLVDRANRCFLAMASTEGGMDIEEVAANRPEALIKMEVDPLTGMNESTARELLERAGFPSEVRGAAAEALVRLWRVMVEEDALLVEVNPLAWTAGGAILALDGKVSLDTGAAFRHDHAALAGREGDDGLESRAHAKGLNYVKLDGQVGVVGNGAGLVMSTLDVVAQAGERFGGVRPANFLDIGGGASAQVMADSLEIILSDPDVRSVLVNVFGGITACDAVADGIVSALELLGDRGLGRPIVVRLDGNNAELGRQILTLAGHPSVHQVTTMDGAADEAARLAAA; encoded by the coding sequence GTGGACCTGTTCGAATATCAGGCGAAGGAGCTCTTCGCGCGGCACGGGGTGCCCGTCCCCGACGGCGCGGTCGCGGAGACTCCGGAGGACGCCCACCGGATCGCGACGGACCTGGGAGTCCCGGTGGTCGTCAAGGCCCAGGTGAAGACCGGGGGCCGGGGCAAGGCCGGGGGCGTGCGGGCCGCCCCCGGCCCCGGCTCGGCGCGGGACGAGGCGCGGCGGATCCTCGGCATGGACATCAAGGGCCACATCGCGGAGACCGTGCTGGTGGAGTCGGCCACGGTCGCCGTGGAGGAGTACTACGTGGCCTACCTCGTCGACCGGGCCAACCGGTGTTTTCTCGCCATGGCCTCGACCGAGGGCGGCATGGACATCGAGGAGGTCGCGGCGAACCGGCCGGAGGCGCTGATCAAGATGGAGGTCGACCCCCTCACCGGGATGAACGAGAGCACCGCGCGCGAGCTCCTGGAGCGGGCGGGGTTCCCGTCCGAGGTCCGGGGAGCGGCGGCCGAGGCGCTGGTCCGCCTCTGGCGGGTCATGGTGGAGGAGGACGCCCTCCTGGTGGAGGTCAACCCGCTGGCCTGGACCGCCGGCGGCGCGATCCTCGCCCTCGACGGAAAGGTCAGCCTGGACACCGGGGCCGCGTTCCGCCACGACCACGCGGCCCTCGCCGGCCGGGAAGGCGACGACGGGCTGGAGTCCCGCGCCCACGCCAAGGGCCTGAACTACGTCAAGCTCGACGGCCAGGTGGGCGTCGTCGGCAACGGCGCGGGCCTGGTGATGAGCACCCTCGACGTCGTCGCCCAGGCCGGTGAGCGCTTCGGCGGCGTCCGCCCGGCCAACTTCCTCGACATCGGCGGCGGGGCCTCGGCGCAGGTCATGGCCGACAGCCTGGAGATCATCCTCTCCGACCCCGACGTCAGATCGGTCCTCGTCAACGTCTTCGGCGGCATCACCGCCTGCGACGCGGTCGCCGACGGCATCGTCTCCGCCCTCGAACTGCTCGGCGACCGCGGTCTGGGCCGCCCCATCGTCGTACGGCTCGACGGCAACAACGCCGAGCTCGGCCGTCAGATCCTCACCCTGGCCGGGCACCCGTCGGTCCACCAGGTCACGACCATGGACGGCGCCGCCGACGAGGCCGCCAGGCTCGCGGCGGCATGA
- a CDS encoding antibiotic biosynthesis monooxygenase family protein: protein MLALIRYSVPPGQTEEFLNQAHDIVDTLAGQPGYVRGRVSRSVDEPDLWALVSEWEGAGFYRRALGAARMAMYPLMTLMINEPSAFEDVDRP from the coding sequence ATGCTTGCTCTCATCCGTTACTCGGTGCCGCCCGGCCAGACCGAGGAGTTCCTGAACCAGGCCCACGACATCGTCGACACCCTGGCGGGGCAGCCCGGATACGTGCGCGGCCGGGTGTCGAGATCGGTGGACGAGCCGGATCTGTGGGCGCTGGTCAGCGAGTGGGAGGGCGCCGGGTTCTACCGGCGGGCACTGGGTGCGGCGCGGATGGCGATGTATCCGCTGATGACATTGATGATCAATGAGCCGAGCGCGTTCGAGGACGTGGACAGGCCCTGA
- the gcl gene encoding glyoxylate carboligase: MKRIPCMEAVVAVLESEGVDTVFGIPGAAILPLYAALQHSAIRNVTVRHEEGGTHAADGWARVTGNVGVCIGTSGPAGTNMITGLYTALADSIPMICITGQAPRAKLHQESFQAVDIVEIARPVTKWAVQLKEPAQAPWVFREAFRIARSGRPGPVLIDLPIDVQRGTCLYDREIDSPFPVELPEPQPAAVRAAMDLLMGASRPLILAGGGVVIADAATELRALAEHLQIPVQVTLMGKGAFPEDHPLFAGMAGIQTQTRWGNAALLESDLVLAVGARFGDRHTGDLETYRKGRKFIHVDIEPTQIGRVFEPDLGVVGHARPTLAAMGQEARRRTKEREPGRWPDRVTELRRTLLRRDDFDDVPIKPPRVFREINDYYGPDTTFVTAIGLYQIWSGQFQKTYLPRRYLVCGQAGPLGWEVPAAMGVKCAYPERQVVAVAGDYSFQFLMEEIAVAAQYRIPFVIVMINNEYLGLIRQAEMPYDMNYAVDLHYGEGGVDHVKLMEAFGCPARRVEQPGDIRDALAWASAESERERLPVLVEVMVEREANAAMGASLNTIKEFEPLPEQELALAIDWSD; the protein is encoded by the coding sequence GTGAAGCGGATTCCCTGTATGGAGGCCGTGGTCGCCGTCCTGGAGTCCGAGGGCGTCGACACCGTCTTCGGCATTCCGGGAGCGGCCATCCTTCCGCTCTACGCGGCGCTCCAGCACAGCGCCATCCGAAACGTCACGGTCCGGCACGAAGAGGGGGGCACGCACGCGGCCGACGGCTGGGCGCGGGTCACGGGCAACGTCGGCGTCTGCATCGGCACCTCGGGCCCGGCCGGCACCAACATGATCACTGGGCTGTACACCGCGCTCGCCGACTCGATCCCGATGATCTGCATCACCGGGCAGGCGCCCCGGGCCAAGCTGCACCAGGAGTCGTTCCAGGCGGTCGACATCGTGGAGATCGCCAGGCCGGTCACCAAGTGGGCGGTCCAGCTCAAGGAGCCGGCCCAGGCCCCCTGGGTGTTCAGGGAGGCTTTCAGGATCGCGCGGTCGGGACGGCCGGGTCCCGTCCTCATCGACCTGCCGATCGACGTGCAGCGCGGCACCTGCCTGTACGACCGGGAGATCGACAGCCCGTTCCCCGTGGAGCTCCCCGAGCCCCAGCCGGCGGCCGTCAGGGCCGCCATGGACCTGCTCATGGGCGCGTCGCGGCCGCTGATCCTGGCCGGTGGAGGAGTCGTCATCGCCGACGCCGCCACCGAGCTCCGCGCGCTGGCCGAGCATCTGCAGATCCCCGTCCAGGTGACCCTGATGGGCAAGGGGGCCTTTCCCGAAGACCATCCCCTCTTCGCGGGAATGGCGGGCATCCAGACCCAGACCCGCTGGGGCAACGCGGCTCTGCTGGAGAGCGACCTGGTGCTGGCGGTGGGCGCCCGGTTCGGCGATCGGCACACCGGTGACCTGGAGACCTACCGGAAGGGCCGCAAATTCATCCACGTCGATATCGAACCCACCCAGATCGGCCGGGTCTTCGAGCCCGACCTCGGGGTGGTCGGCCACGCCCGGCCGACGCTGGCGGCCATGGGCCAGGAGGCGCGCCGCCGTACCAAGGAGCGCGAGCCCGGACGATGGCCCGACCGGGTCACCGAGCTGCGCCGGACGCTGCTCCGGCGCGACGACTTCGACGACGTGCCGATCAAGCCGCCGCGGGTCTTCCGTGAGATCAACGACTACTACGGTCCCGACACGACGTTCGTCACCGCGATCGGCCTCTACCAGATCTGGTCGGGGCAGTTCCAGAAGACCTACCTGCCCAGGCGCTATCTGGTCTGCGGGCAGGCGGGACCGCTGGGCTGGGAGGTGCCCGCCGCGATGGGGGTCAAGTGCGCCTACCCCGAGCGCCAGGTGGTGGCCGTCGCGGGCGACTACTCCTTCCAGTTCCTGATGGAGGAGATCGCGGTGGCCGCGCAGTATCGCATCCCCTTTGTCATCGTGATGATCAACAACGAGTATCTGGGTCTGATCCGGCAGGCCGAGATGCCCTACGACATGAATTACGCGGTCGACCTGCACTACGGAGAGGGCGGCGTCGACCACGTGAAACTCATGGAGGCGTTCGGCTGCCCGGCCCGGCGTGTCGAGCAGCCGGGTGACATCCGTGACGCGCTGGCCTGGGCCTCGGCCGAATCCGAGCGCGAACGCCTCCCCGTGCTGGTCGAGGTGATGGTCGAGCGCGAAGCCAACGCGGCCATGGGCGCCTCTCTCAACACGATCAAGGAATTCGAGCCGCTGCCCGAGCAGGAACTCGCCCTGGCCATCGACTGGTCCGACTGA
- a CDS encoding hydroxypyruvate isomerase family protein, with translation MKFDVNLSILFTELPLLERPAAAAKAGFDAVELWWPFDRPCPADREIEALRRSIEDAGVRLVGLNFDAGDMAAGDRGLLSRPDGSARFRANIEVAVGLAGTLGCRVLNALYGNRAPELSSDAQHDLALSNLSRAAEAAAGIGATVVVEALNSYESPTYPIVSSAAAFEVIDRVGAANVAFLADLYHLHRMGEDVLALIDENSHRFGHVQFADDPGRGQPGTGAMPYDQILDRLRASEYRGNIGLEYRPVGPSAESFGWADRWMPGERAGGAGGRSSQETPPSAEHTRSGE, from the coding sequence GTGAAATTCGACGTCAACCTCTCGATCCTCTTCACGGAGTTGCCGCTCCTGGAGCGGCCCGCCGCCGCGGCCAAGGCGGGGTTCGACGCGGTCGAGCTCTGGTGGCCCTTCGACCGTCCCTGCCCGGCCGACCGCGAGATCGAGGCGCTGCGCCGCTCGATCGAGGACGCCGGGGTGCGTCTGGTCGGCCTGAACTTCGACGCGGGAGACATGGCCGCGGGCGACCGCGGCCTGCTGTCCAGGCCCGACGGATCCGCGCGGTTCCGCGCCAACATCGAGGTCGCGGTGGGCCTGGCCGGCACGCTCGGCTGCCGGGTGCTCAACGCCCTCTACGGCAACCGCGCGCCCGAGCTGTCCTCGGACGCCCAGCACGACCTGGCGCTGTCCAACCTGTCACGGGCGGCCGAGGCGGCGGCCGGGATCGGGGCCACGGTCGTGGTCGAGGCGCTCAACTCCTACGAGAGCCCCACCTACCCGATCGTCTCCTCCGCCGCGGCCTTCGAGGTGATCGACCGGGTGGGAGCCGCCAACGTGGCCTTCCTCGCCGATCTCTACCACCTCCATCGCATGGGCGAGGACGTGCTCGCCCTCATCGACGAGAACTCCCACAGGTTCGGCCACGTGCAGTTCGCCGACGACCCCGGGCGGGGCCAGCCGGGCACCGGTGCCATGCCGTACGACCAGATCCTCGACCGCCTGCGCGCCTCGGAATACCGGGGGAACATCGGGCTCGAATACCGTCCCGTCGGCCCGAGCGCGGAGAGCTTCGGGTGGGCGGACCGATGGATGCCGGGTGAGCGGGCGGGCGGAGCGGGCGGCCGGAGCTCCCAGGAGACCCCGCCGTCCGCGGAGCACACGAGAAGTGGGGAGTGA
- a CDS encoding MFS transporter, producing the protein MEKTQLVRDWRGRDYLVGDSSQDLINRPRSWMFWLPWAAMAAIGPMQYGYAAAVPALLDRHGWPAVAALAPLAVWIVCQAAVALPTALLLRRGALGIRVALWAGGLLSGTALLTVALARDIPTIIVGYALLGGVGAGLVYGACTETVARWYPERPASRVGFTTGAFAYGTAPLAVAVGFDGSGLQPLFVASAIIAWAAIGAAAVFVRLPPRNWWPSHLDPRTWALDGLALRREPRAVRQFSLGQALRTGSLPTLVLILVCAGAVSIFDVVALATSGALASSATATGAAGVTFDGVAPWAAVALLLVLNGAGRACAMLAAEVAGRGRTLSAVLALLTLGQLLLAWGAVTGSEAMLLVATVPAGFGGGAFYPLIASLVREYFGEEHIAPINGVVYSAKAVAGLVGVGLAGLALTVSDHAAIFFLAAALVLAAAALSTTLRQPGHPVTLPR; encoded by the coding sequence ATGGAAAAAACGCAGCTGGTCCGAGACTGGCGCGGGCGTGACTACCTCGTCGGCGACAGCTCGCAGGATCTGATCAACCGCCCCAGGTCGTGGATGTTCTGGCTGCCCTGGGCGGCCATGGCCGCCATCGGCCCCATGCAGTACGGCTACGCCGCGGCCGTACCCGCGCTCCTGGACAGGCACGGGTGGCCGGCCGTCGCGGCCCTGGCGCCGCTGGCCGTCTGGATCGTCTGCCAGGCCGCCGTCGCCCTGCCCACGGCCCTCCTCCTGCGGCGCGGCGCGCTCGGGATCCGCGTCGCCCTGTGGGCCGGAGGTCTGCTCAGCGGCACGGCGCTGCTCACCGTGGCCCTCGCCCGCGACATCCCGACGATCATCGTCGGCTACGCGCTGCTCGGCGGCGTGGGCGCCGGCCTGGTGTACGGCGCGTGCACCGAGACCGTGGCCCGCTGGTATCCCGAGCGCCCGGCCTCGCGCGTGGGTTTCACGACCGGGGCCTTCGCCTACGGCACCGCCCCGCTCGCGGTGGCGGTCGGCTTCGACGGGAGCGGTCTCCAGCCGCTGTTCGTGGCCTCGGCGATCATCGCGTGGGCGGCCATCGGTGCGGCGGCGGTGTTCGTGCGCCTGCCGCCCCGGAACTGGTGGCCCTCGCACCTCGACCCGCGTACCTGGGCCCTCGACGGACTCGCGCTGCGCAGGGAGCCGCGGGCGGTGCGGCAGTTCTCCCTGGGCCAGGCACTGCGGACGGGATCGCTGCCCACGCTGGTGCTGATCCTGGTCTGCGCGGGCGCGGTCTCCATCTTCGACGTGGTGGCCCTGGCGACCTCCGGCGCCCTGGCGAGCTCGGCGACCGCGACGGGGGCCGCCGGGGTGACGTTCGACGGCGTGGCGCCCTGGGCGGCCGTCGCCCTGCTCCTGGTGCTGAACGGCGCCGGACGCGCCTGCGCGATGCTCGCCGCCGAGGTCGCCGGGCGCGGGCGCACCCTCAGCGCCGTCCTCGCGCTGCTCACCCTCGGGCAGTTACTGCTGGCCTGGGGGGCGGTGACGGGATCGGAGGCTATGCTTTTGGTGGCGACGGTGCCCGCCGGCTTCGGTGGGGGCGCGTTCTACCCGCTCATCGCCAGCCTGGTGCGCGAATACTTCGGCGAGGAGCACATCGCTCCGATCAATGGCGTTGTCTACAGCGCCAAGGCGGTCGCCGGGCTGGTCGGCGTCGGGCTCGCGGGCCTCGCGCTGACCGTGTCGGATCATGCGGCGATCTTCTTCCTCGCCGCGGCGCTGGTTCTGGCCGCGGCGGCCCTCAGCACTACGCTGCGTCAACCGGGTCATCCGGTCACACTGCCGCGATGA
- a CDS encoding GntR family transcriptional regulator produces the protein MVRSELANSGAAPKIPRPATLRESVFEAILELIVSGGLSPGQHLAESDLAELLGVSRQPVREALQMLNGEGWVDLRPGHGAFVHAPTVQEADQLLAVRSLLETESARLAALNREDDGVARLRELCARGLSALEADDIEGSVAANSQLHALVTELSGNAVLAELASQVSRRVRWYHTPVARQRGRDSWEEHALLIDAIEAGDETRAAQIMRDHTEHTRSSYLDQRTSEPDEAAEPAAPAARRRRPRSLSPS, from the coding sequence ATGGTGCGGTCGGAATTGGCGAACTCGGGGGCGGCGCCCAAGATCCCGCGCCCGGCCACCCTCCGGGAGAGCGTCTTCGAGGCGATCTTGGAGCTCATTGTCAGCGGCGGTCTCAGCCCCGGTCAGCATCTCGCGGAGAGTGATCTCGCGGAGCTTCTGGGCGTTTCCCGCCAGCCTGTCCGCGAAGCCCTCCAGATGCTCAACGGGGAGGGCTGGGTCGACCTGCGTCCCGGCCACGGAGCGTTCGTCCACGCGCCGACCGTGCAGGAGGCCGACCAGCTGCTCGCCGTACGCTCGCTGCTGGAGACCGAGTCCGCACGGCTGGCCGCCCTGAACCGGGAGGACGACGGCGTGGCACGGCTCCGCGAGCTGTGCGCGCGGGGGCTCAGCGCGCTGGAGGCCGACGACATCGAGGGGTCCGTCGCGGCCAACTCACAGCTGCACGCCCTGGTCACCGAGCTCTCCGGCAACGCGGTGCTGGCCGAACTGGCCTCCCAGGTCTCCCGCCGCGTCCGGTGGTACCACACGCCGGTGGCCCGCCAGCGCGGCCGCGACTCCTGGGAGGAGCACGCGCTGCTGATCGACGCCATCGAGGCGGGCGACGAGACCCGGGCCGCCCAGATCATGCGCGACCACACCGAGCACACCCGCTCGTCCTACCTCGATCAGCGAACGTCCGAACCGGACGAGGCCGCCGAGCCGGCGGCACCCGCCGCACGCCGGAGACGCCCGCGCTCACTCAGCCCAAGCTGA
- a CDS encoding 2-hydroxy-3-oxopropionate reductase produces the protein MNIGFIGLGIMGSPMAANLVRAGHTVVGHDMSGDRMDALVAAGGKSAGSVAETVAQAEVVITMLPDSPQVEEVAFGDDGLLQCGGQGLIHLDMSTVKPETSRRVAQAAAVKGIRALDAPVSGGERGAVDGTLSIMVGGRSEDFEAVRPILGVVGTTIVHVGPSGAGQTVKAANQLVVGGIYGLVAEAIVLLEASGVDPSSGLDVLAGGLAGSRILDLKRQSMIKREFAPGFRIDLHHKDMGIAIAAAREAGVSLPFTGLVAQLIAAARAQGHGSLDHSALLKVIERINR, from the coding sequence ATGAACATCGGATTCATCGGTCTCGGGATCATGGGTAGCCCGATGGCCGCCAACCTGGTCCGGGCCGGGCACACCGTCGTCGGCCACGACATGAGCGGCGACCGGATGGACGCGCTCGTCGCCGCCGGGGGCAAGTCCGCCGGCAGCGTGGCGGAGACCGTCGCGCAGGCGGAGGTCGTGATCACCATGCTGCCCGACTCGCCCCAGGTGGAGGAGGTGGCCTTCGGCGACGACGGCCTGTTGCAGTGCGGCGGGCAGGGGCTGATCCACCTCGACATGAGCACCGTGAAGCCGGAGACCTCCCGCAGGGTCGCGCAGGCCGCGGCCGTCAAGGGGATCAGAGCGCTGGACGCGCCGGTGAGCGGCGGGGAGCGCGGTGCGGTCGACGGCACCCTTTCGATCATGGTCGGAGGGCGTTCCGAGGACTTCGAGGCCGTCCGCCCGATCCTGGGGGTCGTGGGCACGACGATCGTGCACGTCGGGCCTTCGGGGGCCGGGCAGACGGTGAAGGCGGCCAACCAGCTCGTCGTCGGCGGGATCTACGGCCTGGTCGCCGAGGCGATCGTGCTGCTCGAAGCCTCGGGGGTGGATCCGAGCAGCGGGCTGGACGTCCTGGCCGGCGGGCTGGCGGGCTCCCGGATCCTCGACCTCAAGCGGCAATCCATGATCAAGCGGGAGTTCGCCCCTGGATTCCGTATCGACCTGCACCACAAGGACATGGGCATCGCGATCGCCGCCGCACGGGAGGCGGGAGTGTCCCTCCCGTTCACCGGCCTGGTCGCCCAGCTCATCGCCGCGGCCCGTGCCCAGGGGCACGGATCGCTGGACCACTCCGCCCTGCTCAAGGTGATTGAAAGGATCAACCGGTGA
- the sucD gene encoding succinate--CoA ligase subunit alpha, translating into MAIFLTGDSRVVVQGMTGAEGKRHTARMLAAGTDVVAGVTPGKGGGAVDFAERRVPVFGTVAEAIAETRADVSVVFVPPRFAKAAVIEAVDAGIGLCVVITEGIPVHDTLAFWAHARAAGGGTRIIGPNCPGLISPGASNAGIIPADITSAGRIGLVSKSGTLTYQLMYELRDIGFSTAVGIGGDPVIGTTHIDALQAFQDDPGTDAIVMIGEIGGDAEERAAAYIERHVTKPVVAYVAGFTAPEGKTMGHAGAIVSGSAGTAQGKKEALEKAGVRVGKTPSETARLMRSALTQLYGETGKSSLATVASGEAP; encoded by the coding sequence ATGGCGATCTTCTTGACAGGCGACAGCAGGGTTGTCGTGCAGGGCATGACCGGCGCGGAGGGGAAACGGCACACGGCCAGGATGCTCGCGGCGGGCACCGACGTGGTCGCCGGGGTCACGCCGGGCAAGGGCGGCGGCGCGGTCGACTTCGCCGAGCGGCGGGTGCCGGTGTTCGGAACGGTCGCCGAGGCGATCGCCGAGACCCGGGCGGACGTCTCGGTGGTCTTCGTGCCGCCGAGGTTCGCCAAGGCCGCGGTCATCGAGGCGGTCGACGCGGGGATCGGCCTCTGCGTGGTCATCACCGAGGGCATCCCCGTCCACGACACGCTGGCCTTCTGGGCGCACGCCCGGGCCGCCGGAGGCGGGACCCGCATCATCGGCCCCAACTGTCCCGGACTGATCAGTCCCGGCGCCTCCAACGCGGGCATCATCCCGGCCGACATCACCAGCGCCGGCCGGATCGGCCTGGTGTCGAAGTCGGGCACGCTGACCTACCAGCTCATGTACGAGCTGCGCGACATCGGCTTCTCCACCGCGGTCGGCATCGGCGGCGACCCGGTCATCGGCACCACCCACATCGACGCCCTGCAGGCCTTCCAGGACGACCCGGGCACCGACGCGATCGTGATGATCGGTGAGATCGGCGGAGACGCCGAGGAGCGCGCCGCCGCCTACATCGAGCGGCACGTGACCAAGCCGGTCGTCGCCTACGTGGCGGGCTTCACCGCCCCCGAGGGCAAGACCATGGGCCACGCCGGCGCGATCGTGTCCGGCTCGGCCGGCACCGCGCAGGGCAAGAAGGAGGCTCTGGAGAAGGCGGGCGTCCGCGTCGGCAAGACCCCGAGCGAGACCGCCCGCCTGATGCGCTCGGCGCTGACCCAGCTCTACGGCGAGACCGGGAAGTCCTCTCTGGCGACCGTCGCGTCCGGGGAGGCACCGTGA
- a CDS encoding DUF6703 family protein, with the protein MADKRGERPAHPLSQRRPQQAKRPLPAGEQFFTPGATGLRKKVEQRSAAPLVFLFQLPRWIAPVALVILLLVGFAVPSFVGGLAALVVLGFVGWLAYMSWPSLGAGGRVMRVTLLTFLILLVADRFGAF; encoded by the coding sequence GTGGCTGACAAGCGCGGTGAACGCCCCGCACATCCTCTGTCCCAGCGGCGCCCTCAGCAGGCGAAACGCCCGCTGCCGGCGGGCGAGCAGTTCTTCACGCCTGGCGCGACGGGCCTGCGGAAGAAGGTCGAGCAGCGCAGCGCGGCCCCACTCGTCTTCCTCTTCCAGCTGCCGCGCTGGATCGCTCCGGTAGCGCTCGTGATCCTTCTCCTGGTCGGCTTCGCGGTGCCGTCCTTCGTGGGCGGGCTCGCGGCGCTGGTGGTCCTCGGGTTCGTCGGCTGGCTCGCCTACATGTCGTGGCCGTCACTGGGCGCCGGGGGTCGCGTCATGCGTGTCACGCTGCTCACCTTCCTGATCCTGCTGGTCGCCGACCGTTTCGGCGCTTTCTGA
- a CDS encoding aldehyde dehydrogenase family protein, with the protein MSFMLKPGTTWSDAYDRCVSAVPEAFHDDRVLNHWGGFWQRDGRPVPGVSPVDGTAIAGPPRLDRAAASHAVQASLDEHRLWRHVPLDERKARVTAALEALTAHRDLLALLLVWEIGKPWKLATADVDRCIEGVHWYVAEIDRMVAGRTPLHGPVSNIASWNYPMSVLMHAMLVQVLAGNAVIAKAPTDGGLACLTLACALATREGLPITLVSGGGAELSPALVRGTELGCVSFVGGRDAGGQVATSLADLGHRHVLEQEGLNCWGVWEYGNWELLTGQIRKSFDYAKQRCTAYPRFVVQRSLFHDFLNAYLPAIRSVRFGHPLAVEAPDDPLPDLDFGPLITNAKVKELADQIDEAVAKGGVPLYRGSLDDGRFLPGQDTSAYLAPVAVLTPPRSSPLFHAEPFGPVDTIVLVDTEAELLAAMNASNGALVATISCDEEETARRLASEVRAFKVGVNAPRSRGDREELFGGLGASWRGAFVGGELLVRAVTQGPDAERLPGNFPGYTLLPPST; encoded by the coding sequence ATGTCGTTCATGCTCAAGCCCGGCACGACCTGGTCCGACGCCTACGACCGGTGCGTGTCGGCGGTGCCCGAGGCATTCCACGACGACCGAGTCCTCAACCACTGGGGCGGGTTCTGGCAGCGTGACGGCCGCCCGGTGCCCGGCGTCTCGCCGGTGGACGGAACCGCCATCGCCGGTCCGCCCCGGCTCGACAGGGCCGCGGCCTCCCACGCGGTGCAGGCGAGCCTCGACGAGCACCGCCTGTGGCGGCACGTGCCGCTCGACGAGCGCAAGGCGCGGGTCACGGCGGCGCTGGAGGCGCTGACCGCCCACCGCGACCTGCTGGCCCTGCTGCTGGTGTGGGAGATCGGCAAGCCGTGGAAGCTGGCGACCGCCGACGTCGACCGGTGCATCGAGGGGGTGCACTGGTACGTGGCCGAGATCGACCGGATGGTCGCGGGCCGGACCCCGCTGCACGGGCCGGTCAGCAACATCGCCAGCTGGAACTACCCGATGAGCGTGCTGATGCACGCCATGCTCGTGCAGGTCCTCGCCGGCAACGCGGTCATCGCCAAGGCGCCCACGGACGGCGGGCTGGCCTGCCTCACCCTCGCCTGCGCGCTGGCCACCCGGGAAGGGCTACCGATCACCTTGGTCAGCGGGGGAGGTGCCGAGCTCTCTCCCGCGCTGGTGCGCGGCACGGAACTGGGCTGTGTCTCCTTCGTCGGCGGGCGCGACGCCGGCGGGCAGGTGGCCACCTCCCTCGCTGACCTTGGGCACCGGCACGTCCTCGAACAGGAGGGGCTCAACTGCTGGGGGGTGTGGGAGTACGGCAACTGGGAGCTGCTGACCGGGCAGATCCGCAAGAGCTTCGACTACGCCAAGCAGCGCTGCACGGCCTATCCGCGCTTCGTGGTGCAGCGCTCGCTGTTCCACGACTTCCTGAACGCCTACCTGCCGGCGATCCGCTCCGTGCGGTTCGGCCATCCGCTGGCCGTGGAGGCCCCCGACGATCCGCTGCCGGACCTCGACTTCGGCCCGCTGATCACCAATGCGAAGGTCAAGGAGCTCGCCGACCAGATCGACGAGGCGGTGGCCAAGGGCGGGGTGCCCCTGTACCGGGGGTCCCTCGACGACGGCCGTTTCCTGCCCGGTCAGGACACCTCCGCCTACCTCGCGCCCGTCGCCGTCCTCACTCCGCCCCGCTCGTCGCCGCTGTTCCACGCCGAACCCTTCGGGCCGGTCGACACCATCGTGCTGGTCGACACCGAGGCCGAGCTGCTGGCCGCGATGAACGCCAGCAACGGAGCACTGGTCGCCACGATCTCCTGCGACGAGGAGGAGACGGCCAGGCGGCTGGCCTCCGAGGTGCGGGCGTTCAAGGTGGGCGTCAACGCGCCGCGTTCGCGCGGCGACCGCGAAGAGCTGTTCGGCGGCCTCGGCGCGTCGTGGCGGGGCGCGTTCGTCGGTGGTGAGCTGCTTGTCCGGGCCGTCACCCAGGGGCCCGACGCGGAGCGTCTGCCGGGCAACTTCCCCGGCTACACGCTGCTGCCGCCTTCCACCTGA